AGTTTTCCATAAGATTCAATTTTAATGTTAAATTACAGGTGATTCAATAAATCTTTCCTGATGTTGAAGGATAGCGCTGATGTAATCATCCACAGGGATTCGGTTACCGGCGGCATCCAGATCGAAGATTCCGGAGTTATGATAATGATGCAGGTTATCCCAGTCTGGCCTATCAGTGACGGGATAGAGACAAATCCCCTGAAAATCGACACCTTTTTCAGCGGCTTTCAGGCATTCATCTGCAATTTCATGTAGCCATTCTGCACGTCCTTCACCAAAATGACCGGTTTCCGAGAGAAACATAGGTTTGCCGTACCGCCGGTAAGCGTCCATCAATAGCTGATGGAGCGGTACACGCTGTCCATCGGGGTCGGGCCAGCACAAGCTGTCGGCTTCGCCTTTCCACTGGCAGTTCCAATAGTAATTAAACCCGAGGATTTCAAGATATTCTTCTTTACCGCCAAGTTCAGGACAGAGTCTGCCGCCAATCATATCCATCGCTTCGAACTGATATTCATTTCTTCGTGCCAGATGCTCAGGCTCGTCACCATTGCAGTGAATTTTCACCAATGGCTCTACCATCACGATCTTACAGTCGGGCAATTCTTCTTTCAAAACTTTGATGCCCTGTATGGCTGCTTTACAGATATGGTATTTAATATCCCAACCATTATGAACGGCATACGGTACAGTGCCACGGTCCTCACCTGAAAACCAGGAAAGGAAACTGATCTCATTCACCGGCACTACATATAAAGGAGCAGAGGAATTCTCACGATAAAAGTTCGCAAAAGCCCTGCATAATCCCACAAACCGGTCGGTAAACTGTGGGTGCGTCGGGAATAGTCCGTCAGGATAACCAAAATGTATCAGGTCCCAGATGGTTTGCATGCCCATCCTCTCAGCGGTTTCCATGCGTTGCTGCACTTCAGAGAAATCATATTGCCACGGTGTTTTTTCCACCTGGCTCCAGCAGATTCCTTCACGGATGGTTTTGATGCCGATATCAGACAACAGTCTGAAATCTTCTTCGGCACGCTGGTCATGTTGTGTTTCAGCCAACAGGTTTACGCGGTTGACCATGCGGTTTAAATGGTCTGCACATTCAAAACCGCCCATAAAATAGCTTTTAAACAGTGGTTCGTGCATCATGATGTTTCAGATTTGGAGTTTCTAATGATGAAAATAAATCTAAAGCATTTTTAAAAGCCTGATCCATATTGAAATATTTGTAGTTTGCCAAGCGGCCTACAAAATAGATATTGGTGAGTTTATCGGCTTCTTCTTTATATTTTTCGTAGATTGATTGGTTTTTTTCGTTCGGTACAGGGTAGTACGGTTCGCCCTCATCTACAGTGTATTCTTTTACGATGCTTGTTTTATCGGATTTTTGATTGCCGAAATGTTTATACTCCACAATACGTGTGAAATCTACCTCTTCACCGGGGTAATTCACCACACTGTTTTCCTGGTAATACTCCTGATCCAGATGTTCGGTCACAAAATTGATCGAACGGTATTCAAGTTTTTCCAATTCAGTCTTAAACTCGAAGAAACGGTCAACAGGACCGGTGTAGAACAGCTTTTCGTATCCGGTGTACTGATCTTTTACATCAAAATAATCTGTGTTTAAAAGTACCGTGATGTTCGGATGGTTCAGCATTTTTTCGAATATTTTGGTATATCCGCCTTTTGGCAGCGCCTGAAATTCATCCGAGAAATAACGGTCATCATAATTGGTCCTTACCGGGATGCGCTCCAGCACAGAGGCGTGTAACTCAGCCGGATATTTATCCCATTGTTTTTTTGTATAATGCTTAAACATCTTTTCGTAAAGCACTGGCCCTACACGGTTCAGCACGGCTTCTTCACCATTTGCCGGTTTTTCGAACTCAATTTTATTGGCATCAAGCCAACCGGTCATTTCTTCTTCAGTTTGAATATCGGTTCCGAAAAGGGTGTTTACAGTAGTGATATTTACAGGGATTGGTACGGTTTTGTCATCCACTCTGGCCACCACACGGTGCTCCCATGGGTACCATTCACCGAACCTGTTTACATATTCCCAGACTTCTTTTTCATTCGTATGGAAAAGATGCGCGCCATATTTGGAGGTCAAAATGCCGTTTTCATCATAATAATCATAGCAGTTACCTGCGATGTGGTTGCGTTTTTCGACTACAACCACTTTTTTGCCCAAGTTTGCGTAACGTTCGGCAAGGGTAGCGCCAGAAATCCCGGCTCCTACGATCAGAATATCTGTATTTTTCATGCAGTAACTTTTTGAATGATGGATTTCATGCTATTTGCGGTGTGATCCCAGGAAGTTTTTTCAAGTATGTTCTTATACTCACCGAGGTCTTTGTTTGGGGTTTCTTTTAAGGCCTTGCAGAAATCATCTTCATTATCGATCAACAAGATGCAATTGCTGTAATCGCGTTCTACATCACGGATTCTGGTGGAAATAATGGGTTTCCTCGCAGACATATATTCCAGGGTTTTGGTAGGACTGATGAATTTAGTCGCATCATTAAGTGCGAAAGGCATCATGGCTACATCGAAAAAATGCAGATATTGGGGCAGTTCTTCGTAAGATTTCATCCCAAGATAATGGATGTTTTGTGCCCTTGGCAGGTCTTTGTCTTCTATTTTACACAATGGCCCGATCATGACAAATGAAGTTTCCGGAGATTTTTCCGCGGTTTTTCTAAGTAAATCCAGATCGATACGTTCATCAATCACGCCATAATAACCAACGATGGGATGTGGGATGTCTTTCAAATCTGCCGGCATTTCCACTGTATCAGTATTTTTGTTAGAGAAATGGTCTACATCTACCGAACTCGGGAAACAGAATACATTATGATGTTTTTGCTGTTTAGATTCATATAGTGACTTCCCGCCAGTATAAACGACATCCGCCGCGGCAAGCAATTGACGCTCCTGTTCAATCAAATGGGCTGAGGCTCCTTTAAATAGCGAAAGCTCATCCATACAGTCATAAACAACGCTGTCAAACTCTAGCGTATCAAGAACTGAGATAAATGCCGGTGAGTAAAACCATCCTACCGGGAAAACACGGTTCTTAAGATGCTTCTTTAAGAAAGAACCTATGGATTCTATATTTTGTACTGGCGGACGGAATACGTGGATGTTAGCCGTAATCTCCCGCACTTCCAGTGGGGAATGGCCATTAAGACGGGTGGGTTGTGGCTCTTCTACCACAAGGATCTTATAGTCCTTTGCCAAACGGCTGATGAGGTGTTGTGGGCGTTGGTAAACGAAATCCCAGCGTAGGTGGCAGAATACAATCATATCATACTCATGATGATTGTCGCTCTTTGAATTAGCAGCTTCCATAAGTTTATTTTTTAATTTTGGTTATTAATGTTGTTTTATCTCCCTAACTTACAGCCATTACAAATGAGTGTGCTGCTTTTGCAGCACCTTTACAAGTACGGACATTATAAAACGAAGAAGGAAGATGATGCGGGAAAGAAAGTGCTGAAATTGTTTCAGTATTTTCTCTGAAGCCCTATGCTCAGCGTAACAAAGAATATACCAACTGAAGCGAAAAAGCGCTAAACTTGATAATATGGGATAATAAAAGGGTTATGAACAGGATTTGAACCGAAGTTATTAGCAAAATAATATCAATTTAAAAATCACAGGTCCAGTTCCACTAAAACCGGGCAATGGTCGGAGTGGAAAACCTCTTTCAGGATGACCGCACGCCTAAGTTGTTCTTTTAAAGGATAAGATACAAAGTTATAATCCAGCCGCCAGCCTTTGTTGCGCTCGCGCGAGTTTTGCCGGTAGCTCCACCAGGAATAATGGTCGGGTTGGTCGTTGAAGAACCTGAAACTGTCGATCAGTTCGCATTCTTCAATGAATTTGGTAAGCCATTCTCGCTCAACAGGTAAAAACCCAGAAGCGTTTTTAAGTCCTTCTGGATTATGGATGTCGATAGGTTTATGGCAAATATTAAAATCCCCGGAAATAATAAGATTCGGGATGGTTTGTCGGAGATTCTTGATGTACGCCAGAAAATCATAGCAAAAACTCATCTTAAAATTCAGCCTCTCTATATTTGAAGCAGAAGGTACATATACTGAAATCACCGAAAATCCCTCGAAATCCGCACGGATAATCCGTCCTTCGGAGTCGTAGCTTTCTATACCACAACCATGCTCCACATGCAGGGGTTCGGTTTTGGAAGCGATGCCCACGCCAGAGTAGCCTTTTTTCTCTGCCGAATGCCAGAAACTTTTGTAGCCGCATCTTTCAAGACTTTCAATATCGATCTGGTCGTTACCGGCTTTGCTTTCTTGGATGCAAATGATATCAGGATCCGCTACTTGTAGCCATCCGAGGAAATTTTTTGTGAAAGCCGCACGTATGCCGTTGACGTTATAAGAAATGATTTTCATGGAAGGCAAAAATAAGGATTATATGCTGCGGAAACCGGCCTGCCATAAAAAAGGCGGAAAAAATCGAAGATTTTTTCCGCCTCATCGCCCAAATCAAATAAACTATGAAAAAACTATTTGGGCTCTAAAATACTGATGGGTATTATGATTTCTTCCAAAGAGATGCCACCATGCTGATAGGTTTCTTTATAATAATTTACAAAATGGTTGTAGTTTTTCGGGTACGCAAGAAAAGTGTTGTTTTTAGCAAAAATATATTTCGAACTAAGGTTTCCTTTAGGTAAAAACAGTTTTTCAGGGTTCGAAATGGCCCACACATCGCTGTTTTCGTACGTCAGACTTCTGCCGGTCTTATAACGGATGTTGGTGGATGTCTCGCGGTCGCCCACCACTTTACTGGGTTTTTTTACATAAATAGTCCCATGGTCGGTGGTAATTACAAGTTTAAAGCCATTTTCTGCCGCCTGCTTGATGATTTTCAACAACGATGAATTCTCGAACCAATTGTAGGTCAGCGAACGGAAGGTTTTATCATCACGAATCAACTGATTGACAATTACATTGTCGGTCTTTGCGTGCGAAAGGATATCGATGAAGTTATATACGATGACCAGTAAGTCGTTGTTTTTGTGCTGGTTGAAGTCTTCAAGGATTTTCCGTTCAAAATCTGCGTTAAGGATTTTTAAATATTTCATTGATCTGCTCGAAAGCCCCAAGCGTTTCATCTGATCCTCTAAAAATTCGCGCTCGTGCTCGTTTTTATTGCCTTCTTCGTTATCATTGAACCAATATTCAGGGAAGCGTTTTTCGATTTCCGATGGTAAAAGTCCGGCAAAGAAGGAGTTCCGTGCATATTGGGTGGCGGTTGGCAAAATGCTGAAGTAATAATCTTCCGAGGTTTTATTGTAAAATTTGGTGAACAGCGGTTCTATGACTTTCCATTGGTCATACCGCAGGTTATCAATCATCAGCAGCAGTACTTTGTCTTTTTCGACCTCGGTTTTTATTTTATCTTTGAAGAGGGTGTGGCTCATCATGGGTTTTTCGCTACCGTGCAGCCATTCTTCATAGTTGTTTTCTATGAACTTCGAGAATTGGATGTTGGCTTCCTCCTTTTGTGACTGTAGCAGATCGGCAAATTCATTGTCGAAAACCTTATCGAACTTTACTTCCCAATTAAGGATTTTCTTGTAATACTCCGCCCAATCCTGATAGGTCCTCATGTAAGAGAGTTCCATGGAAAGGTTCCGGAATTCCTGCTGATATTCAAGTATGGTTTTTTGTTCGACCAGCGTGTCTTCCTGAAGGTTTTTTTTCAGCGAAAGCAGCACCTGGTTCGGATTCACCGGCTTCAGGATATAGTCGGCAATCTGCGAACCAATGGCCTGTTCCATAATCTGTTCTTCCTCATTTTTGGTCACCATCACAATTTTTATGGCCGAATCTATGTTCTTAATCATCGGGATCGCCTCCAGACCGCTGATGCCGGGCATATTTTCATCCAATAGCGCGAGCTGGAAGTTTTCTTTCTCAATTAGTTCCAGCGCTTCATTCACATTGTTTACAGGAACGATGTGGTAGCCTTTGTTTTCCAAAAATACAATGTGCGGTTTCAGTAAATCTACTTCATCATCAATCCAAATCAGTTTCGACATATATTTTAAATTCAATAATTCTGTTTCAAGGTCTAATCGTTTTAAACTCTATGGCATCAAAAATACAAACAAAGATTCCCAAGTTTTTTTTAAAGGCCGTTAAAGTTGCGTTAAAAATAGTCGCAGCAAAATGCTCCCCGAAATGCTTTATAATGCGTAATTTTGTGCTATCTGAACTGTAAATTGGCATGACGAATAAATTTAAAATCATCAATGATCCGGTGTACGGATTTATAAAAATACCGCACGAAATCCTGTTTGATGTCATCGAGCATCCTTATTTCCAAAGGTTACGCCGTATTTCCCAGACCGGCTTGCTGAATCTTATTTATCCGGGTGCCACCCATACGCGTTTTCATCATGCGCTTGGCGCCATGCATCTGATGTTTACCGCATTGGAGACTTTGAAGCTTAAAGGCACCGTAATTTCGCGGGAAGAAGAAAAATCTGCGATGTTGGCGATTTTGCTACACGATATTGGTCATGGGCCATTCTCTCACGCACTTGAAAATATGTTGATGCACGACTGGCATCACGAAAAACTCTCGCTGCTGCTCATGAGGCGCCTGAATGACGAGTTTGAAGGGGAACTGTCGATGGCTATTGAAATGTTTCAGGGGAAATATCACCGGAAATTCTTTAACCAGTTGATATCTTCTCAGTTAGATGTGGATAGGTTGGATTACCTGAAGCGCGATAGCTTTTACACTGGCGTTACCGAAGGCAACGTAAACACGCAGCGTATCATCTCCATGATGAATGTGTCGGATGAGGAGTTGGTAATTGACGCGAAAGGCATTTATTCAATAGAAAACTTCCTTACCGCACGGATGTTTATGTACTGGCAGGTGTATTACCATAAAACCTCGGCTTTGGCAGAGCATCTTCTGGTGAAGATATTGGCTCGGGCAAAAGAGCTGGTGCTGGCAGGTACAGCACTTCCGGCCTCGGAGAACCTGCGGTATTTTTTACATAGAAACCACTCCGGATCGGCTTCGCCGGAGGATATCCACCGTTTTACCCAGTTGGATGATACGGATATTATCCAGGCGATGAAGGCGTGGGCCGAACATGAGGATTTTCTGCTGTCTTATTTTTGCCAGTGTGTGATCCGCCGTCAGTTCCCAAAGACCGTAATTTCCTCCAAGCCTTTTGACGCTGCTTTTATTCAGCAGAAAAAAGAGAAGACCAATGAAATCTTCGGCATCGAAAACGGTGAGAAACTGGTAGATGAAATTGCCCTGTCCTTGTTGCCGTACAGCGCGCACAGGCAGCCTATTTATCTGTTGCTGAAGGATGGGCGGAAAATTACTTTAGAAAATTCTGAAAATCAAATACTTTCATCTTCTATCAGCCAACCGAACACGAAATATATCCTGGCTTTTCCGCGTGAAACCGACGCAATAATTTAAGTACAATATAAGTGCGATATTTGGGAAATTCTTATCTTTGCACGATATGGAGTTTACCGCATCGCAGATTGCAGCACTGATCAATGGAAAAATTATTGGCGACGAAAATGCCCTGATTACGGGTGTTTCGCCTATTGAGAGCTGCGAAGAAGGTCATCTTTCCTTTATAGCACAGGAAAGATTTGCAGATTATATAGAAAAAACCAAATGTGCTGTACTGATTGTTTCTGAAAAACTTTTAACCAAAGATTCTTATCCCGTTACCATTATTGCTGTAGATGATGCGTACCTGTCTTTCCAGGTGCTCATGAATCTTTATAACGACATGCAGGGCCGCAAAACAGGCATCGAGCAGGGAGCGGTATTTCATGAAACTGCCAGTGTAGGTGAGAATGTATATGTAGGTGCCTTTACCTGTGTCTCAGAAAAAGTGAAGATCGGGGACGGTAGCCAGATTTATCCGCATGTATATATCGGCAAGAATGTGAAGATTGGCAAAAACTGCATTATTTACAGTGGCGTAAGGATTTATGATTACTGCGTGATTGGCGATAACTGTGTCATCCATTCAAATACCGTCATCGGTTCGGATGGCTTTGGGTTTCAGGTTACAAAAGAGGGCTACCAGAAGATACCGCAACTGGGCAATGTCGTATTGGGAGACCATGTAGAAATTGGTTCTAACTGCAGTATCGACCGCGGGACCATCGGTTCAACAGTTATCGGTAAAGGTACTAAGATTGACAACCTCATACAGATCGCCCACAATGTTAAGATTGGCGAACACAACGTCATCGCCGCGCAGGCAGGCATCGCAGGCTCTACCACTATTGGCAACTGGAACCAAATTGGTGGGCAGGCCGGTATCGTAGGTCATATCCAAATAGGTAATCAGGTAAGGGTGCAGGCGCAGAGTGGCGTAAACTCCAGTACCAAAGACGGTGAAATCCTTTACGGGTCACCAGCCATCAACGCCAGCGAATATCGCCGCAACTATGTACACTTCCGAAACTTTACCGAAATCGTAAAACGTATTAACAGCATTGAAAAAAGCGCTAAAGATAAAACCAGTGAGTGATAAACAAAAAACCCTGAAAGAGGAAGTCTCCCTATGTGGGATCGGCCTGCATACCGGAAAAGAGGTGACCCTCACCATCAAACCCGCAAAAGAAAACACCGGTTTTGTTTTCGTAAGGACAGACCTTGAAGGCCGGCCGCAGGTAGAAGCAGATGTTAACTATGTAACCACTACAGAACGTGGCACTACGCTGGAGAAACTCGGTGTGCGCATCCATACCTGCGAACACTTGCTGGCAGCGTTGGTGGGCTGTGATATCGATAACGCCTATCTGGAGATGAACAGCGCGGAACCCCCGATTATGGATGGGTCTTCCAAATTTTTCGTAGAAGCCATCGAACGTGCAGGCATTATAGAGCAGAATATCGATCGCGAATATTTAATCGTAAAAGAAGTACTGAATTATACTGACAGCACCACCGGCTCCGAGATTACGATTATTCCATCAGATACTTATGAAGTAACCACGATGGTGGATTTCGGCACCAAAGTTCTTGGTACCCAGAACGCTACGATGAAGGATA
This DNA window, taken from Chryseobacterium sp. 6424, encodes the following:
- the lpxD gene encoding UDP-3-O-(3-hydroxymyristoyl)glucosamine N-acyltransferase; the protein is MEFTASQIAALINGKIIGDENALITGVSPIESCEEGHLSFIAQERFADYIEKTKCAVLIVSEKLLTKDSYPVTIIAVDDAYLSFQVLMNLYNDMQGRKTGIEQGAVFHETASVGENVYVGAFTCVSEKVKIGDGSQIYPHVYIGKNVKIGKNCIIYSGVRIYDYCVIGDNCVIHSNTVIGSDGFGFQVTKEGYQKIPQLGNVVLGDHVEIGSNCSIDRGTIGSTVIGKGTKIDNLIQIAHNVKIGEHNVIAAQAGIAGSTTIGNWNQIGGQAGIVGHIQIGNQVRVQAQSGVNSSTKDGEILYGSPAINASEYRRNYVHFRNFTEIVKRINSIEKSAKDKTSE
- the xth gene encoding exodeoxyribonuclease III, with amino-acid sequence MKIISYNVNGIRAAFTKNFLGWLQVADPDIICIQESKAGNDQIDIESLERCGYKSFWHSAEKKGYSGVGIASKTEPLHVEHGCGIESYDSEGRIIRADFEGFSVISVYVPSASNIERLNFKMSFCYDFLAYIKNLRQTIPNLIISGDFNICHKPIDIHNPEGLKNASGFLPVEREWLTKFIEECELIDSFRFFNDQPDHYSWWSYRQNSRERNKGWRLDYNFVSYPLKEQLRRAVILKEVFHSDHCPVLVELDL
- a CDS encoding bifunctional response regulator/alkaline phosphatase family protein; translation: MSKLIWIDDEVDLLKPHIVFLENKGYHIVPVNNVNEALELIEKENFQLALLDENMPGISGLEAIPMIKNIDSAIKIVMVTKNEEEQIMEQAIGSQIADYILKPVNPNQVLLSLKKNLQEDTLVEQKTILEYQQEFRNLSMELSYMRTYQDWAEYYKKILNWEVKFDKVFDNEFADLLQSQKEEANIQFSKFIENNYEEWLHGSEKPMMSHTLFKDKIKTEVEKDKVLLLMIDNLRYDQWKVIEPLFTKFYNKTSEDYYFSILPTATQYARNSFFAGLLPSEIEKRFPEYWFNDNEEGNKNEHEREFLEDQMKRLGLSSRSMKYLKILNADFERKILEDFNQHKNNDLLVIVYNFIDILSHAKTDNVIVNQLIRDDKTFRSLTYNWFENSSLLKIIKQAAENGFKLVITTDHGTIYVKKPSKVVGDRETSTNIRYKTGRSLTYENSDVWAISNPEKLFLPKGNLSSKYIFAKNNTFLAYPKNYNHFVNYYKETYQHGGISLEEIIIPISILEPK
- a CDS encoding glycosyltransferase encodes the protein MEAANSKSDNHHEYDMIVFCHLRWDFVYQRPQHLISRLAKDYKILVVEEPQPTRLNGHSPLEVREITANIHVFRPPVQNIESIGSFLKKHLKNRVFPVGWFYSPAFISVLDTLEFDSVVYDCMDELSLFKGASAHLIEQERQLLAAADVVYTGGKSLYESKQQKHHNVFCFPSSVDVDHFSNKNTDTVEMPADLKDIPHPIVGYYGVIDERIDLDLLRKTAEKSPETSFVMIGPLCKIEDKDLPRAQNIHYLGMKSYEELPQYLHFFDVAMMPFALNDATKFISPTKTLEYMSARKPIISTRIRDVERDYSNCILLIDNEDDFCKALKETPNKDLGEYKNILEKTSWDHTANSMKSIIQKVTA
- a CDS encoding HD domain-containing protein codes for the protein MTNKFKIINDPVYGFIKIPHEILFDVIEHPYFQRLRRISQTGLLNLIYPGATHTRFHHALGAMHLMFTALETLKLKGTVISREEEKSAMLAILLHDIGHGPFSHALENMLMHDWHHEKLSLLLMRRLNDEFEGELSMAIEMFQGKYHRKFFNQLISSQLDVDRLDYLKRDSFYTGVTEGNVNTQRIISMMNVSDEELVIDAKGIYSIENFLTARMFMYWQVYYHKTSALAEHLLVKILARAKELVLAGTALPASENLRYFLHRNHSGSASPEDIHRFTQLDDTDIIQAMKAWAEHEDFLLSYFCQCVIRRQFPKTVISSKPFDAAFIQQKKEKTNEIFGIENGEKLVDEIALSLLPYSAHRQPIYLLLKDGRKITLENSENQILSSSISQPNTKYILAFPRETDAII
- a CDS encoding beta-galactosidase, whose translation is MMHEPLFKSYFMGGFECADHLNRMVNRVNLLAETQHDQRAEEDFRLLSDIGIKTIREGICWSQVEKTPWQYDFSEVQQRMETAERMGMQTIWDLIHFGYPDGLFPTHPQFTDRFVGLCRAFANFYRENSSAPLYVVPVNEISFLSWFSGEDRGTVPYAVHNGWDIKYHICKAAIQGIKVLKEELPDCKIVMVEPLVKIHCNGDEPEHLARRNEYQFEAMDMIGGRLCPELGGKEEYLEILGFNYYWNCQWKGEADSLCWPDPDGQRVPLHQLLMDAYRRYGKPMFLSETGHFGEGRAEWLHEIADECLKAAEKGVDFQGICLYPVTDRPDWDNLHHYHNSGIFDLDAAGNRIPVDDYISAILQHQERFIESPVI
- the glf gene encoding UDP-galactopyranose mutase encodes the protein MKNTDILIVGAGISGATLAERYANLGKKVVVVEKRNHIAGNCYDYYDENGILTSKYGAHLFHTNEKEVWEYVNRFGEWYPWEHRVVARVDDKTVPIPVNITTVNTLFGTDIQTEEEMTGWLDANKIEFEKPANGEEAVLNRVGPVLYEKMFKHYTKKQWDKYPAELHASVLERIPVRTNYDDRYFSDEFQALPKGGYTKIFEKMLNHPNITVLLNTDYFDVKDQYTGYEKLFYTGPVDRFFEFKTELEKLEYRSINFVTEHLDQEYYQENSVVNYPGEEVDFTRIVEYKHFGNQKSDKTSIVKEYTVDEGEPYYPVPNEKNQSIYEKYKEEADKLTNIYFVGRLANYKYFNMDQAFKNALDLFSSLETPNLKHHDARTTV